Proteins encoded together in one Bacteroides zoogleoformans window:
- a CDS encoding histone H3/H4 domain-containing protein, with translation MYYTIKCKPPVNHVFSATSSRVIISFIFGHKDTGRRDCRKYVVYRRLTNDFLRIEFTLDDQNAFDHHKMKHIQNLGDLLDNYSDLYRFFVREIKRLVLFNKLSYQEEKLTPKERHIIYGLENFGFEMFLEEYRAERIESAKTSDSKKSAKSDAFKDVVIILKKYASEEDYNFKTPVGGIKSVRT, from the coding sequence ATGTATTACACCATAAAATGTAAGCCTCCGGTAAACCACGTATTTTCTGCAACTTCTTCTCGTGTCATCATAAGTTTTATTTTTGGGCACAAAGATACTGGTCGAAGAGATTGCAGAAAATACGTGGTTTACCGGAGGCTTACAAATGATTTTTTACGGATAGAATTTACTCTTGATGATCAAAATGCATTCGATCATCACAAAATGAAGCATATTCAGAATCTTGGGGATTTGTTAGATAATTATTCAGACCTGTACCGTTTCTTTGTTAGGGAAATCAAACGGTTGGTACTCTTCAATAAGTTGAGTTACCAAGAAGAAAAACTAACTCCAAAGGAAAGGCATATTATTTATGGATTAGAGAATTTCGGATTTGAAATGTTTTTGGAAGAATATCGGGCAGAACGTATAGAAAGTGCCAAGACTTCTGATAGTAAAAAATCCGCAAAAAGTGACGCTTTCAAAGATGTAGTTATAATTTTGAAAAAGTATGCTTCGGAAGAAGATTATAATTTTAAAACACCCGTTGGCGGAATTAAATCAGTGCGTACTTAA